Proteins from a genomic interval of Oxyura jamaicensis isolate SHBP4307 breed ruddy duck chromosome 10, BPBGC_Ojam_1.0, whole genome shotgun sequence:
- the LOC118172219 gene encoding gonadotropin-releasing hormone II receptor-like has product MSQPRAPPHRLATDGDVNGSATRCPQHWVEPQFTQAARVRVAITAVFFLLATCSNAAVLGSLLRKRRKSHVRPLILSLALADLLVTVAVMPLDAVWNVTVQWYGGELSCKLLNFLKLFAMYAAALVLVVISLDRHAAILRPFARARHRNGLLLRAAWAGSVLLAAPQLFLFHLHTVPGGNFTQCVTHGSFRAHWEETLYNMFTFSTLYITPLSIMIVCYARIIREISKQLKVNKGLVRNQNDPISKARMKTLKMTVVIVATFVICWTPYYLLGLWYWFQPAMIHRTPEYINHSFFLFGLLHTCTDPVIYGLYTPSFREDVQLCLRGLETAITRHERHKPASASEKTIKDGAGNGRGASGGSNGTTVNTVC; this is encoded by the exons ATGAGCCAGCCCCGTGCGCCTCCCCACCGCCTCGCCACGGACGGGGACGTCAACGGCTCGGCCACTCGCTGTCCCCAGCACTGGGTCGAGCCCCAGTTCACGCAGGCGGCGAGGGTGCGCGTGGCCATCACGGCCGTCTTCTTCTTGCTGGCGACGTGCAGCAACGCGGcggtgctgggcagcctgctgaggaagaggaggaaatccCACGTGCGGCCGCTCATCCTCAGCCTGGCGCTGGCCGACCTGCTGGTGACGGTGGCGGTGATGCCCCTGGACGCCGTGTGGAACGTGACGGTGCAGTGGTACGGCGGCGAGCTCTCCTGCAAGCTCCTCAACTTCCTCAAGCTCTTCGCCATGTACGCGGCCGCCCTGGTGCTGGTGGTCATCAGCCTGGACCGGCACGCTGCCATCCTCCGACCCTTCGCCCGTGCCCGGCACCGCAACGGGCTGCTGCTGCGAGCCGCCTGGGCGGGCAGCGTGCTCCTGGCTGCTCCGCAG cttttcctcttccaccTGCACACGGTCCCGGGAGGGAACTTCACCCAGTGCGTTACCCATGGCAGCTTCCGAGCACACTGGGAGGAAACCCTCTACAACATGTTCACCTTCTCCACCCTCTACATCACCCCCCTGAGCATCATGATTGTTTGCTACGCCCGAATCATCCGGGAGATCAGTAAGCAGCTCAAGGTCAACAAAG GTCTGGTAAGAAATCAAAACGACCCCATCTCCAAGGCGCGCATGAAGACCCTCAAGATGACGGTCGTGATCGTCGCCACCTTCGTCATCTGCTGGACCCCGTACTACCTGCTGGGCTTGTGGTACTGGTTCCAGCCAGCCATGATCCACAGGACGCCCGAGTACATCAACCACAGCTTCTTTCTCTTCGGCTTGCTGCACACGTGCACCGACCCGGTCATTTACGGGCTGTACACCCCCTCGTTTCGGGAGGATGTGCAGCTGTGCCTCAGGGGCCTCGAAACGGCGATCACCAGGCACGAGAGACACAAACCTGCCTCAGCCTCGGAGAAAACCATCAAGGACGGGGCTGGAAATGGCAGGGGGGCTTCAGGGGGCTCCAACGGGACAACCGTCAACACGGTGTGCTGA